In Leifsonia sp. PS1209, the genomic stretch AACTCATCAATGGGGATGTCGTCGCGTCGGTGTCACAAACCGGCACCCTCCCCGGTCTCCCTGGTGAAGGAGTTCTGTGCCTGGCGTTCCCGCCGAGCGCTCGACGGACCAGAATCGGAAGACGGGACGGGGAACGGATGAACGGGAGAACACGTGCGGCCGACGAGTCGCTGGAGATCTTCAGCCGCGAACGGCGGCGGGTCTTCGGCACCGCATACCGGATGCTCGGGTCGGTCTCCGACGCCGAGGACATCGTGCAGGACACCTGGCTGCGCTGGCAGGCCGTCGACCCCGCCGAGGTCGACCAGCCCGGGGCGTTCCTGACCACCATCGCCACCCGGCTGTCGATCAACGTGCTGCAGTCCGCCCGCTCGCGGCGGGAGACGTACATCGGGCCGTGGCTGCCGGAGCCGGTGAACACCGAGGCCGACCCGTCGCTCGGGGCCGAGAACGCGGAGGCGCTCGAGTTCGCCTGCCTCCTGCTCCTGGAGGCGCTGTCGCCGACCGAGCGGGCGGCATACGTGCTGCGGGAGGCGCTCGACTACCCGTACGAGCGCATCGCCGAGGTCATCGACTCGTCGCCCGCGAACGCCAGGCAGCTGGTGAGCCGCGCCCGCAAGCATCTGGCGTCCGGTCGCGGCGAGACGGTTCCCGCCAGCGAGTCGCGGCGACTGCTGGAGGCGTTCCTCAGTGCCGCGCGCACCGGGGACGTCGAGCAGCTCGAGCAGCTGTTCGCCTCCGATATCGTCAGCTACACCGACGGCAACGGCGTGAAGCAGGCCGCCCGCATCCCGGTGGTGGGGCGCTCGCGGGTGGCGAAGTTCGTCTCCGCGTTCTCCACCCACTTCTGGACGGGCAAGCGCATCGGCTGGACCACGCTCAACGGCCAGCCGGCGGTGACCGTCTCCGAGGACGGCGCGATCACCACCGTGCTTACCCTGACCGCGTCGCGCGAGGGCATCCTGCAGTTGCTCTGGGTGATGAGCCCGGACAAGCTGCGCCACGTCGCTCCGGTGGGGGCATGACGGGCGGCCCGTCCGGATCCTGGCAGCACGTCCCCACCCGGTCGGCGGCGCGAGTGTACGCCCGGTCGATCGGCGCGATCCTGGCGATCCAGGATGCGTGCACGTCCGGCGAGGTCGCCGGGCTGGCCCCGCTGCTGCACGAGGACGCCCACCTGATCGTCGACACGGGCGGCAGGGTCGCCGCGCCGGAGTCCGCCTGCGGGCGCACCTCCGCCCTGCAGACGCTCGCACTGATCCTGGATGCGCGGAAGGTGGCGACCACGACGATCCACTCCATCAACGGCTCGGCCGGGCTCGCCCTGCGCGACGCAGGCGACCGGGTGATCGGGATCGTCAGCGTCGCCGTCCACCGTCGCATCGTGCACCGGATCTGGGTCGTGCTCAATCCGGACAAGCTGCGGCACTGGAACTGAGCATGGCAGATTCCTCCGCACGTGCCTGCGGAGGGGTAACGTGACGACAATGCAGCCTCACCGTCATCCTGGTGGCCGCCGCGGGTCGCTGATGGTCGTCGCGGTGGCAGCGCTGGGGGTCGTGTTCGGCGATATCGGGACGAGCCCGCTCTACGCCCTGAAGACGGTCTTCCTGCTCGACGGCGGGGCCGTGCGCGCCAACGAGGGCGACGTGTTCGGCGTCATCTCGCTGATGTTCTGGAGCATCACCATCATCGTGTCGATCAAGTATCTCGGCATCCTGATGCGCGCAGACAACGACGGCGAGGGCGGAGTGATGGCCCTGGCCGCGCTGGCGCAGCGACTGTATGCGAAGCGCGCAGGCAAGGCGGGCATCCTGCTCGTGATCGGCATCGTGGGGGTCTCGCTGTTCTACGGAGACTCGATCATCACCCCCGCGATCAGCGTCCTCTCCGCCGTCGAAGGTCTGCACGTCACGGTGCCGGCGATCTCGCATCTGGTCATCCCGATCGCCGCGGTGATCCTCGTCGGCCTGTTCCTCGTGCAGCGCTACGGCACCGGCCGGGTCGGTGTGCTGTTCGGACCGATCATGGTGCTGTGGTTCGTGGTGCTCGCCGCGGCCGGCCTCGGCATGGTCATCCAGTACCCGTCGGTGCTACTCGGCCTGTCGCCCAGCTACGCGGTGGTCTTCATCTTCTCCCATCCCGCGATCTCGTTCATCGCGCTCGGTGCCGTGGTCCTCGTGATCACCGGCGCCGAGGCGCTCTACGCCGACATGGGCCACTTCGGGCGCTCGCCGATCCGGCGGGCCTGGTTCTTCCTGGTCTTCCCCGCCCTCACGATCAACTACCTCGGGCAGGCCGCGCTGGTGCTGCACGACCCGGCGGCGAAGGCCAACCCGTTCTTCCTGCTGATCCCGGATTGGGGCAGGCTGCCGGTGGTCATCCTCGCGACCGCCGCGACCGTGATCGCCAGCCAGGCCGTCATCTCCGGGGCGTTCTCGCTGTCCCGGCAGGCCGTGCAGCTCGGGCTGCTTCCGCCGCTCACCGTGCGGCAGACCTCCCGGCGCGAGGGCGGCCAGGTCTACCTGCCCGCCATCAACGCGCTGCTGCTGATCGGTGTGCTGGCGGTGATGCTCGCGTTCGGGTCGTCCGACCGGCTGTCCACCGCATACGGGATCTCGGTCACCGGCGCCCTCGTCGTCGACACGCTGCTGCTCGTGCTGGTCGCCCGGCCGCTGTGGGGTTGGGGGCCGTGGAAGATGGCGGCGGCCGCCATCGTGTTCGGCGGGCTCGAGCTGGCGTTCCTCGCCGGCAACCTCTCGAAGATCGTCAACGGCGGCTGGGTGCCGCTCCTCATCGCCGGCGCGGTCATCCTGGTGATGACGACCTGGCGCCGCGGCAGGCTGCTTGTGCAGGAGGACAGGAAGAAGAAGGAGGGTTCGCTCCAGCAGTTCATCGAGGACATCCGCGCGAAGAACCTCCCTCGCGTCCCCGGCATCGCGGTGTTCCCGCACCCGAACAAGGACAGCACGCCACTCGCCCTCCGCGCGAACGTCGAACACAACCACGTGCTGCACGAGTCCGTCATTATCGTCTCGATGAGCACGGCGTCCGTGCCGCACGTGCCGCCGCTGGAGGCGTTCACCTACGACGAGCTCGGATACACCGACGACGGTATCGAGCACCTGACGATCCGGTTCGGCTTCTCGGACAAGCCGGACATCCCGCGCGCGCTCCGTGCCGCCTGTTACGCAGGAGTGCTCCCGCTCGACGCCAGAGACTTCAAGGAAGCCTCGTACTTCATCTCCCGCGGGGCGATCCGCACCACCAAGAAGAGCAGCATGGTGCGCTGGCGCCGGTCGCTGTTCGTCGCGCTCGCGCACAACGCCGCCGACCCCGCCGCGCGGTTCGGGCTGCCTGCGTTGCGCACGGTGACGATGGGCAGTGACGTCGAGATCTGACGCCGACCACTCCGGACGCGGGAGCGAGCGTCAGGGGACGTACGCCGCCAGCGGCTGCAGGGCGGGCTGCGACGCGGGATCCGCGACCGCGGCCTGGATGGTATGCGCGGAGGGCCCGGCCGTACCAAAAGTTACGCAGCGCATAGGTTAACGAGACGCGGTGGTAGTGACGCTGTTCAACTGCTGATTTGGGCCTCTTGAATGTTCTCTAGCCCAGTTTCGTCGATCAGGACAATCCAAGCCTTCATGACGGAAAGCCCTTCGACTAGGAGGGTCAGCCCCTCACGAAGAGTCCGAATCGGAGCGCGCAGGTCTCGAGAACTCTTCTCCAACGGGCTGAGGGCATCGACCATCGATTTGACGGCACCTAGGCCAATCTCGGACTGAGCGACCATGGTGCGCACCGTCGAGAAGAATTGGACGAACTCCTCCCTAGCCTCGGGGTTCTCGCTGACCTCTACTGGCGCCCGTTGGATGATGACACGGACGCCCTCGTCAACGTCATGCAATCGACTTGCAAATCGATTGCCATAGTCCCTGATTTCCTCGGCAGGCGCCTTTAGCTTTTGCGCGAGCTGTCGGGCTACGGTCAATCGCGCAGCTATTGCAGCTCCGGCGGCGTTCTGAGCTTCAATGTCCGTGGTGGCAGACGCCATGGCGTTGCCAATATCTTCGATTGTCTGCCCTACAGCGATGATCGTCTCAGACAGGTCCGGTAGGGCATCCTCCATGAGCCCAAGCTTGTCCAGGGTCCCCGATTCATCGAGGTCCTCGGCCGCCTCGATTCCGGCCAATACACTTCCGTCTGCCGCAGCCTTGTCCGCCATGGCATTGGCTGCAACCAGCCGTTCCGCCAGCCCAGATACTGCGCGCTTGTAATCGCCCGAGGACGGGTCGGCGAATCGCAAGTCTGTCCAGTTGACCCACTGAAAGCGGGTGACCATTGCCATGAGATCGTCGGTCTGCGGCTCGCTGTGAAGGTTGGCAAAGTCGACATAGAGAATGGGGAGAACAAGTTCTTTGATGCCCAACTTCTCAGCATTGCGAGCGAAGAAATTGAGTTCCCGCCTACACTCGGCGCTCTGGAAATACCGAGGTGTGATAATTGGCATGAAGAAGGCGATAGACGACAAGCTTTCATCAATCCTTGGACGCCAGTCATCTCCCCAGACGAGGTTGTCACGGTCAAGGAACAGTT encodes the following:
- a CDS encoding siderophore-interacting protein, with amino-acid sequence MTGGPSGSWQHVPTRSAARVYARSIGAILAIQDACTSGEVAGLAPLLHEDAHLIVDTGGRVAAPESACGRTSALQTLALILDARKVATTTIHSINGSAGLALRDAGDRVIGIVSVAVHRRIVHRIWVVLNPDKLRHWN
- a CDS encoding toll/interleukin-1 receptor domain-containing protein, producing MAVIDGFWSYVHADDDAETGRIAQLARDVASQFEMLTGEPVQLFLDRDNLVWGDDWRPRIDESLSSIAFFMPIITPRYFQSAECRRELNFFARNAEKLGIKELVLPILYVDFANLHSEPQTDDLMAMVTRFQWVNWTDLRFADPSSGDYKRAVSGLAERLVAANAMADKAAADGSVLAGIEAAEDLDESGTLDKLGLMEDALPDLSETIIAVGQTIEDIGNAMASATTDIEAQNAAGAAIAARLTVARQLAQKLKAPAEEIRDYGNRFASRLHDVDEGVRVIIQRAPVEVSENPEAREEFVQFFSTVRTMVAQSEIGLGAVKSMVDALSPLEKSSRDLRAPIRTLREGLTLLVEGLSVMKAWIVLIDETGLENIQEAQISS
- a CDS encoding potassium transporter Kup, translated to MQPHRHPGGRRGSLMVVAVAALGVVFGDIGTSPLYALKTVFLLDGGAVRANEGDVFGVISLMFWSITIIVSIKYLGILMRADNDGEGGVMALAALAQRLYAKRAGKAGILLVIGIVGVSLFYGDSIITPAISVLSAVEGLHVTVPAISHLVIPIAAVILVGLFLVQRYGTGRVGVLFGPIMVLWFVVLAAAGLGMVIQYPSVLLGLSPSYAVVFIFSHPAISFIALGAVVLVITGAEALYADMGHFGRSPIRRAWFFLVFPALTINYLGQAALVLHDPAAKANPFFLLIPDWGRLPVVILATAATVIASQAVISGAFSLSRQAVQLGLLPPLTVRQTSRREGGQVYLPAINALLLIGVLAVMLAFGSSDRLSTAYGISVTGALVVDTLLLVLVARPLWGWGPWKMAAAAIVFGGLELAFLAGNLSKIVNGGWVPLLIAGAVILVMTTWRRGRLLVQEDRKKKEGSLQQFIEDIRAKNLPRVPGIAVFPHPNKDSTPLALRANVEHNHVLHESVIIVSMSTASVPHVPPLEAFTYDELGYTDDGIEHLTIRFGFSDKPDIPRALRAACYAGVLPLDARDFKEASYFISRGAIRTTKKSSMVRWRRSLFVALAHNAADPAARFGLPALRTVTMGSDVEI
- a CDS encoding RNA polymerase sigma-70 factor, with translation MNGRTRAADESLEIFSRERRRVFGTAYRMLGSVSDAEDIVQDTWLRWQAVDPAEVDQPGAFLTTIATRLSINVLQSARSRRETYIGPWLPEPVNTEADPSLGAENAEALEFACLLLLEALSPTERAAYVLREALDYPYERIAEVIDSSPANARQLVSRARKHLASGRGETVPASESRRLLEAFLSAARTGDVEQLEQLFASDIVSYTDGNGVKQAARIPVVGRSRVAKFVSAFSTHFWTGKRIGWTTLNGQPAVTVSEDGAITTVLTLTASREGILQLLWVMSPDKLRHVAPVGA